One Actinosynnema pretiosum DNA segment encodes these proteins:
- a CDS encoding 5-carboxymethyl-2-hydroxymuconate Delta-isomerase gives MPQITIEYSASLTDAFDRRAFALALHPVLAEVAGSDLGAFKTRAYRLDEAVVGDGSGEAMVHVRVALLSGRDAATKAAVSDAALAVLTGHLAGVAGQRVQATVEIAELDKDSYRKQVVGDL, from the coding sequence ATGCCGCAGATCACCATCGAGTACTCCGCGTCCCTGACCGACGCCTTCGACCGGCGCGCGTTCGCCCTCGCGCTGCACCCCGTGCTCGCCGAGGTCGCGGGCAGCGACCTGGGGGCGTTCAAGACCCGCGCCTACCGCCTCGACGAGGCCGTGGTCGGCGACGGCTCCGGTGAGGCCATGGTGCACGTCCGCGTCGCCCTCCTCTCCGGCCGCGACGCCGCGACCAAGGCTGCGGTGTCCGACGCCGCGCTCGCCGTGCTCACCGGGCACCTCGCGGGGGTCGCCGGGCAGCGGGTGCAGGCGACGGTGGAGATCGCCGAACTGGACAAGGACAGCTACCGCAAGCAGGTCGTCGGCGACCTCTGA
- a CDS encoding CoA transferase encodes MTALLDALSWAGPVDLPLECEADVQAACGLMHVHGRALGGPARLGLDYASALAGELAGLARLAVELSVARGGPVRGFTTSVAQAGLLAVSQHLAAATASDGGAPPEVHAPGGPPFTSAEGVEFELEALDAGVWLRFWTSAGASPSAVASGWRSFLHRSATASCPLPAELHAVAAGHPLPVLRALAEDTGMTLVRVAGRGPADLPAHRVAAPGGAAPGPLAPASGGLPLDGLVVLESCRRVQGSLAGGLLRMLGASVVRLEPPGGDPLRFAPPVVGGPVALSAVALSPVSGATVSAPPVSGAPVAAPPGSVPPGSVPPGSVPPGSGMPAVSARFHALNRGKGIAFADLSTPDGRERALELARGADVLLNDWGPGRRERWRLGAREFAAARPGIVHAHVSGWGDELGPTPPLGTGCAVRAHAGVPRSPMTLVDVFGGVVCARAVLDGLLRRVRSGSGQVVASSLRSAASRLNAVSGLSGGAPSVPVCEDLAALARDPAFARAVEFDGCALPGPPWEFLT; translated from the coding sequence GTGACCGCGCTGCTGGACGCGCTGTCCTGGGCGGGGCCGGTCGACCTGCCGCTGGAGTGCGAGGCGGACGTGCAGGCCGCGTGCGGGCTCATGCACGTGCACGGGCGCGCGCTGGGCGGTCCTGCCCGGTTGGGGCTGGACTACGCCTCGGCGCTGGCGGGCGAGCTGGCCGGGCTCGCCCGGTTGGCCGTCGAGCTGTCGGTGGCGCGCGGCGGGCCGGTGCGCGGGTTCACCACGTCGGTGGCGCAGGCCGGGCTGCTCGCGGTGTCCCAGCACCTCGCGGCGGCCACCGCGTCCGACGGCGGCGCGCCGCCGGAGGTCCACGCGCCGGGTGGGCCGCCGTTCACCTCGGCGGAGGGCGTCGAGTTCGAGCTGGAGGCGCTGGACGCCGGGGTGTGGCTGCGGTTCTGGACCAGCGCGGGGGCCTCGCCCAGCGCGGTCGCCTCCGGCTGGCGGTCGTTCCTGCACCGGTCCGCCACCGCGTCGTGCCCGCTGCCCGCCGAGCTGCACGCGGTCGCCGCCGGGCACCCGCTGCCGGTGCTGCGCGCGCTCGCCGAGGACACCGGCATGACCCTGGTGCGGGTGGCGGGGCGCGGGCCGGCCGACCTGCCCGCGCACCGGGTCGCGGCGCCGGGCGGCGCGGCGCCGGGCCCGCTGGCCCCGGCCTCGGGCGGGCTCCCGCTGGACGGGCTGGTGGTGCTGGAGTCCTGCCGCCGCGTGCAGGGCTCGCTGGCCGGGGGCCTGCTGCGGATGCTCGGGGCGTCCGTGGTGCGGCTGGAACCGCCGGGCGGCGACCCGCTGCGCTTCGCGCCGCCGGTGGTCGGCGGGCCGGTAGCGCTGTCGGCGGTCGCGCTGTCGCCGGTCTCGGGAGCCACGGTCTCCGCGCCGCCGGTCTCCGGCGCTCCGGTTGCGGCGCCGCCGGGCTCCGTGCCGCCGGGCTCCGTGCCGCCCGGCTCCGTGCCGCCCGGCTCCGGGATGCCCGCCGTGTCCGCGCGGTTCCACGCCCTCAACCGGGGCAAGGGGATCGCGTTCGCCGATCTGTCCACTCCGGACGGTCGGGAGCGGGCGCTGGAGCTGGCGCGCGGCGCGGACGTGCTCCTGAACGACTGGGGGCCGGGCAGGCGGGAGCGCTGGCGGTTGGGCGCGCGGGAGTTCGCGGCGGCGCGGCCGGGGATCGTGCACGCCCACGTCTCCGGGTGGGGCGACGAGCTGGGGCCGACCCCGCCGCTGGGCACGGGCTGCGCGGTGCGGGCGCACGCCGGTGTGCCGCGTTCCCCGATGACGCTGGTGGACGTCTTCGGGGGTGTGGTGTGCGCCCGCGCCGTGCTGGACGGGCTGCTGCGGCGGGTGCGGTCGGGCAGCGGGCAGGTCGTGGCGTCGTCGCTGCGGTCGGCGGCCTCGCGGCTCAACGCGGTGTCCGGGCTGTCGGGCGGCGCGCCGTCCGTGCCGGTGTGCGAGGACCTCGCGGCGCTGGCGCGCGACCCGGCGTTCGCGCGGGCGGTGGAGTTCGACGGGTGCGCGCTGCCGGGTCCGCCGTGGGAGTTCCTGACGTGA
- a CDS encoding class I SAM-dependent methyltransferase, with protein MTAIDAGQVFDNHSDHAGEQHRCLAAAYDPMTFTRLALTGVRKGWRCLEVGAGGGSVAHWLANRVAPTGSVLATDLRPGHVPSAPGLTVVRHDVVTDPLPEGEFDLVHARLVLLHLPEREAVLRKLVRSLKPGGWLQLDELDLTYGPVLLAPSPRAAAVCEKFLAAEEEVFARAGADPAWGRRAASAMAEAGLVDVDPAPALFPWRAGSPGARLIAHRTRRLRDRLVAAGLTDGELAEVREAVADPAFRATSCAVYSVQGRRPA; from the coding sequence GTGACCGCGATCGACGCGGGACAGGTGTTCGACAACCACAGCGACCACGCCGGTGAGCAGCACCGCTGCCTGGCCGCCGCCTACGACCCGATGACCTTCACCCGGCTGGCGCTGACCGGCGTGCGCAAGGGCTGGCGGTGCCTGGAGGTCGGGGCGGGCGGCGGCAGCGTCGCGCACTGGCTGGCCAACCGGGTCGCGCCCACCGGGTCGGTGCTGGCCACCGACCTCAGGCCAGGCCACGTGCCGAGCGCGCCGGGCCTGACCGTGGTCAGGCACGACGTGGTCACCGACCCGCTGCCGGAGGGCGAGTTCGACCTGGTGCACGCGCGGCTGGTGCTGCTGCACCTGCCCGAGCGCGAGGCGGTGCTGCGCAAGCTGGTGCGCTCGCTCAAGCCCGGCGGGTGGTTGCAGCTGGACGAGCTCGACCTCACCTACGGCCCGGTGCTGCTCGCGCCGAGCCCGCGCGCCGCCGCCGTGTGCGAGAAGTTCCTGGCGGCCGAGGAGGAGGTGTTCGCGCGGGCGGGCGCGGACCCGGCCTGGGGGCGGCGTGCGGCCTCCGCGATGGCCGAGGCCGGGCTGGTCGACGTGGACCCGGCGCCCGCGCTGTTCCCGTGGCGGGCGGGCTCGCCGGGGGCGCGGTTGATCGCGCACCGCACCCGGCGCCTGCGCGACCGGCTCGTCGCGGCGGGCCTGACGGACGGGGAGCTGGCCGAGGTCCGCGAGGCCGTGGCCGACCCGGCGTTCCGGGCGACCTCGTGCGCGGTGTACTCGGTGCAGGGCAGGCGGCCCGCGTGA
- a CDS encoding class I adenylate-forming enzyme family protein, which translates to MGLLFEECAQRGHRTAVVLDRPLDIAPELGAHLTVPVLADLVAEASGWLAEAGARPGDRVAIVKRNHWDYDLLACAAVRIGAVPAQLSGSLSDEVLEILLKRLDPAVLVTDRALPGSGARTVLALADDVDGALTLDDVRGGARPAPHRRHDDEPLVVNHTSGTTGVPKLVAHSTRSAVLRLARREAVRWPVIGVRRDDVLANASSYAHVRTFCWTASALAPEPAQITVLSDPSSAPRVLSAHPPTVVEALPSAYARWQTVVSVPDNPFRRVRLYVSTHDAVHPPTVRRMLNASRRDHPVWAQGWGQAETGPLTLRLLTRRAVTGPRPSTRHLGRPLPGGAKLRVVDPATFEPLPRGRVGLLLARTPSLGSGYLGEEERWRAKEVDGWWSTGDLGSVSRTGAVRLLDREVDSAPGVSCLNVEDLVENRLPEVVECVLLTPAGRPPLPVLVTSDGRIGERRWRTAVADLPVLAAPVVLGWDEVPRTGTGKVRRLELLARLDGRVEPDARGRWT; encoded by the coding sequence ATGGGACTGCTGTTCGAGGAGTGCGCGCAGCGCGGCCACCGCACCGCCGTGGTGCTGGACCGGCCGCTGGACATCGCGCCCGAGCTGGGCGCGCACCTGACCGTCCCGGTGCTCGCCGACCTGGTCGCCGAGGCGTCCGGGTGGCTGGCCGAGGCGGGCGCGCGGCCGGGGGACCGGGTCGCGATCGTCAAGCGCAACCACTGGGACTACGACCTGCTCGCCTGCGCCGCCGTCCGGATCGGCGCGGTCCCGGCCCAGCTGTCCGGGAGCCTGTCCGACGAGGTGCTGGAGATCCTGCTCAAGCGGCTCGACCCGGCGGTGCTGGTCACCGATCGGGCCCTGCCGGGCAGCGGCGCGCGGACCGTGCTCGCGCTGGCCGACGACGTCGACGGCGCGCTCACCCTGGACGACGTGCGCGGCGGGGCCCGGCCCGCGCCGCACCGCCGCCACGACGACGAGCCGCTGGTGGTCAACCACACCTCCGGCACCACGGGCGTGCCGAAGCTGGTCGCGCACAGCACCCGGAGCGCGGTGCTGCGGCTGGCGCGCCGGGAGGCCGTGCGCTGGCCGGTGATCGGCGTGCGGCGCGACGACGTGCTCGCCAACGCCTCCTCCTACGCGCACGTCCGCACGTTCTGCTGGACCGCCAGCGCCCTCGCGCCCGAGCCCGCGCAGATCACCGTGCTCAGCGACCCGTCGTCCGCGCCCAGGGTGCTGTCCGCGCACCCGCCGACCGTGGTGGAGGCGCTGCCCTCGGCGTACGCGCGCTGGCAGACCGTCGTGAGCGTGCCGGACAACCCGTTCCGGCGGGTCCGGCTGTACGTCAGCACCCACGACGCGGTGCACCCGCCCACGGTGCGCCGGATGCTCAACGCCTCCCGGCGCGACCACCCGGTGTGGGCGCAGGGGTGGGGCCAGGCCGAGACCGGCCCGCTGACCCTCCGGCTCCTCACCCGCCGCGCCGTCACCGGCCCCCGGCCCAGCACCCGCCACCTCGGCAGGCCGCTGCCCGGCGGCGCGAAGCTGCGGGTGGTCGACCCCGCGACGTTCGAGCCGCTGCCGCGCGGCCGGGTCGGGCTGCTGCTGGCCCGCACCCCCTCGCTCGGCTCCGGTTACCTCGGCGAGGAGGAGCGCTGGCGCGCCAAGGAGGTCGACGGCTGGTGGAGCACCGGCGACCTCGGCTCGGTCAGCCGCACCGGGGCGGTGCGCCTGCTCGACCGGGAGGTCGACTCGGCGCCGGGCGTGAGCTGCCTGAACGTCGAGGACCTGGTGGAGAACCGGCTGCCGGAGGTGGTCGAGTGCGTGCTGCTGACCCCGGCCGGCCGCCCGCCGCTGCCGGTGCTGGTCACCTCGGACGGCCGCATCGGCGAGCGCCGCTGGCGCACCGCCGTGGCCGACCTGCCGGTGCTGGCGGCCCCGGTCGTGCTCGGCTGGGACGAGGTGCCGCGCACCGGGACCGGGAAGGTGCGCAGGCTGGAACTGCTGGCCAGGCTGGACGGCCGGGTCGAGCCCGACGCGCGCGGGCGCTGGACGTGA